The Chryseobacterium sp. G0186 genome includes the window CATTTGTTGACAAGAATTACAATTCCTTTTCTGTTCTTTTGTGCCAGCCCAAAGATGTTCATATCCTGAGATTCCCATCCCTGTGTAGCATCTACCATGATAATCACAACATCAGAATATTCGATGGAACGGATAGATCTCATTACGGAATAGAATTCCAGGTCTTCATTAACCTTAGACTTTCTTCTCATTCCCGCTGTATCTACCAATACAAACTCGTGTCCGAATTTATTATACAAAGTCTGGATACTGTCTCTCGTAGTTCCCGCAATATCTGTTACAATATTTCTTTCAACGTCTAGCAAAGCATTAGTCATTGTAGATTTTCCTACGTTTGGACGACCTGCAATGGTAATTTTAGGCAATCCTTCAAATGGATCCTTATATTCTGTAGTTGGAAAATCTTTTACGATATCATCCAAAATCTCACCTGTTCCAGAACCTGTTGCTGAGGAAAGAGTGTAGTATTTATCTATTCCTAACTGATAGAATTCAGTTGCCGGAAGTTCTTCCTTAGAAGAATCCACTTTATTGATAACAATATAGATAGGCTTATTCGATCTTCTTAGTAATCTGTAAATTTCGTAGTCTGTATCAGTAAGACCCTCTTCTACATTCATCATAAAGATAATGGAAGTTGCCTCATCTACTGCCAACTGTACCTGCTTACGAATCTCTTCTTCAAAGATATCATCTGTACCTACATCATAACCTCCTGTATCAATTACAGTAAAGTCTACTCCATTCCAGTCAGATTTTCCGT containing:
- the der gene encoding ribosome biogenesis GTPase Der, giving the protein MSNIVAIVGRPNVGKSTLFNRLLERREAIVDSTAGVTRDRHYGKSDWNGVDFTVIDTGGYDVGTDDIFEEEIRKQVQLAVDEATSIIFMMNVEEGLTDTDYEIYRLLRRSNKPIYIVINKVDSSKEELPATEFYQLGIDKYYTLSSATGSGTGEILDDIVKDFPTTEYKDPFEGLPKITIAGRPNVGKSTMTNALLDVERNIVTDIAGTTRDSIQTLYNKFGHEFVLVDTAGMRRKSKVNEDLEFYSVMRSIRSIEYSDVVIIMVDATQGWESQDMNIFGLAQKNRKGIVILVNKWDLIEDKQTNTMRDFEKSIKDKIGQFQDIPILFVSALTKQRILKAVELAMQVYEDRKKKIKTSKLNEVMLPIFENTPPPALKGKYIKIKYCVQLPTPSPQFVFFCNLPQYVKEPYKRFTENQLRKQFGFTGVPIEVYFRQK